In Bactrocera oleae isolate idBacOlea1 chromosome 5, idBacOlea1, whole genome shotgun sequence, a genomic segment contains:
- the LOC106627055 gene encoding uncharacterized protein, which produces MTQQLQCNMLYFFICCMLFGYSWQYCYQLKILSFRSTDTPDYRLVMSWQKNMTLSAATYVLKAVATPTWHVQLLQLNTKRNQLGKIEPAKSLYNATYKTCEFWKYVKRIRVFNNVAQQFLSKSGGNMSLDCPLSLGTYVFKNVHVPPDTGMLKFMYWPNTIYTLIGTIYDQRPDKTLEQLCHYEINGTVVKSC; this is translated from the exons ATGACCCAACAATTACAATGCAACATGCTGTATTTTTTCATCTGTTGTATGCTTTTCGGCTACTCGTGGCAG TACTGTTACCAGCTGAAAATCCTCAGCTTCCGCAGCACCGACACGCCCGATTACCGACTCGTCATGAGCTGGCAGAAAAATATGACTTTATCCGCGGCGACGTACGTCCTGAAAGCAGTCGCAACGCCGACCTGGCACGTCCAGCTGCTCCAACTGAACACCAAACGCAATCAGCTGGGCAAAATCGAACCAGCGAAGTCGCTCTACAACGCCACCTATAAGACATGTGAATTTTGGAAGTATGTGAAGCGTATACGGGTCTTCAACAATGTGGCACAGCAGTTTCTCTCCAAGAGTGGTGGCAACATGAGCCTGGATTGCCCTTTGTCTCTGGGCACGTATGTCTTCAAAAACGTCCACGTGCCCCCCGACACCGGCATGCTGAAGTTCATGTACTGGCCCAACACGATCTACACGCTGATCGGCACGATCTATGATCAGCGGCCGGACAAGACTTTGGAGCAATTATGCCACTACGAGATCAACGGCACGGTTGTCAAGTCGTGTTAA
- the LOC138857556 gene encoding farnesol dehydrogenase, whose translation MNRWKNRVAVVTGASSGIGAACAKLIVAAGIQVVGLARRVDRLEELKQSLPSEQQPLFHVKQCDISQEQQVSEVFDWIEQTLGGTDILVSNAGIVRDGNLVDMSVSDIHDVVNTNLMGSIYCLQNAIKSMRNRNYPGHLIFINSTAGLPGYNPGKDDPSLNVYTPTKFALSAVNEICRQELITLKTKIKTTNICPGWVSTEIVPDETKVQLGDVILQADDIANAVLYALSTPPHAQVQEITLRAVGEWF comes from the exons ATGAATCGCTGGAAAAACCGTGTAGCCGTCGTGACCGGCGCCAGTTCGGGCATTGGGGCGGCCTGTGCCAAATTGATTGTGGCCGCTGGCATACAAGTGGTGGGTCTAGCTCGGCGCGTGGACCGCCTGGAGGAGCTCAAGCAATCTTTGCCCAGCGAACAGCAACCGCTCTTCCATGTCAAGCAGTGCGACATTTCGCAAGAGCAGCAGGTGAGCGAGGTCTTCGATTGGATCGAACAGACACTGGGTGGTACCGACATACTCGTCAGCAATGCGGGCATAGTGCGTGATGGCAACCTGGTCGACATGTCAGTTAGCGATATACACGATGTGGTCAACACCAATTTGATGGGCTCCATTTATTGCCTGCAAAATGCTATTAAAAGCATGCGAAACCGCAACTATCCGGGACATTTGATTTTCATCAACAGCACTGCCGGTCTGCCGGGCTACAACCCGGGTAAGGACGATCCGAGTTTAAACGTCTATACGCCAACGAAATTCGCTCTGAGTGCGGTCAATGAGATTTGTCGACAGGAATTGATCAcgttgaaaacaaaaatcaagaCGACG AATATCTGTCCCGGCTGGGTGTCTACCGAAATCGTACCGGACGAGACGAAAGTTCAGCTGGGTGATGTTATACTGCAGGCCGACGATATCGCCAATGCGGTACTCTATGCGCTCTCCACGCCTCCACATGCGCAAGTGCAAGAGATAACGCTTCGCGCCGTTGGCGAGTGGTTCTAA